One genomic window of Cellulophaga sp. Hel_I_12 includes the following:
- a CDS encoding type II toxin-antitoxin system RelE/ParE family toxin, translating into MGVYKVSGKAESDLTKMYEYGIERFGLKQAQEYLFGIHDIFQVLSDNINLGRDASEFVFSLKRFSYKSHTIFYLATDIDILIVRVLNQSMDYDTTL; encoded by the coding sequence ATGGGCGTTTATAAAGTATCTGGAAAGGCCGAAAGTGATCTTACAAAAATGTACGAATATGGAATTGAAAGGTTTGGATTGAAACAGGCGCAAGAATATTTATTTGGAATACACGATATCTTTCAAGTTTTATCCGATAACATCAATCTTGGACGCGATGCTTCAGAATTTGTATTCTCATTAAAAAGGTTTTCTTATAAATCTCATACTATTTTTTATTTAGCTACAGATATTGATATTTTGATTGTTCGTGTACTGAATCAAAGTATGGACTATGATACTACTTTATAA
- a CDS encoding DUF2202 domain-containing protein: MVFLSSCSNNDTEQVINNTALNQTDKDALLFMLEEEKLARDTYEYLDNLWSINQFGNIKNSEQSHMNAVANLLTQSNVPYEILPYGEFMNTEIQNLYDQFVDDGSISMNNALTIGATIEDLDIRDLQDYIDLTSNVALLSVFENLQCGSRNHLRSFISVIENLGGSYVPQYISQEQFDNIINSEKEQCN, from the coding sequence ATGGTTTTCTTAAGCTCTTGTAGTAATAATGATACCGAACAAGTTATAAATAATACAGCGCTTAATCAAACAGATAAAGATGCTCTTTTGTTCATGTTAGAGGAAGAAAAATTAGCGCGCGACACCTATGAATATTTAGATAATTTATGGTCAATAAACCAATTTGGTAATATCAAAAACAGTGAGCAATCTCATATGAATGCTGTTGCCAATTTACTGACCCAAAGCAATGTTCCTTATGAGATATTGCCCTATGGTGAATTTATGAATACAGAAATACAAAATCTATATGACCAATTTGTAGACGATGGATCAATTAGTATGAATAATGCCCTTACCATAGGCGCTACTATTGAAGATTTGGACATTCGTGATTTACAAGATTATATTGACCTTACCTCAAATGTTGCTTTACTATCAGTTTTCGAAAACTTACAATGTGGATCGCGCAATCATCTAAGAAGTTTCATCTCTGTAATTGAAAATTTAGGAGGAAGTTATGTGCCACAATATATATCGCAAGAACAGTTTGATAATATCATAAACTCTGAAAAGGAACAATGTAATTAA
- a CDS encoding type II toxin-antitoxin system ParD family antitoxin has translation MIIKTKIRMSTIRKTITFTEKQDKWIKSRITIGEFTNDSEYLRDLVRQDQAKNAKFSALKAAITEGMESGIRNKSVPDIMKEVEERMRADGRL, from the coding sequence ATGATTATTAAAACAAAAATACGCATGTCTACCATTAGAAAAACAATAACATTTACTGAAAAACAAGATAAATGGATAAAATCACGAATTACAATTGGTGAATTTACTAATGATAGTGAATATCTTCGTGATTTAGTAAGACAGGATCAGGCAAAAAATGCTAAATTTTCCGCACTAAAAGCAGCCATAACAGAAGGTATGGAAAGCGGTATTCGCAATAAATCTGTTCCAGATATTATGAAAGAAGTTGAAGAACGTATGAGAGCAGATGGGCGTTTATAA